Proteins co-encoded in one Chionomys nivalis chromosome 6, mChiNiv1.1, whole genome shotgun sequence genomic window:
- the Nkx3-2 gene encoding homeobox protein Nkx-3.2, translated as MAVRSANTLTPFSIQAILNKKEERGGLAAPEGRPAPGGTEVAVAAAPAVCCWRLFGESDAGALGGAEDSRLESPTRTRTAVGQTAESPGGWDSDSALSEENEGRRRCADVPGASGAGCTRVTLGLDQQICEMHAAKDLEEETPVRSDSEMSASVSGDHSPRAEDGGVSPGGVRVPGLCSAAGGGASGGQAGGVEEEEEPAAPKPRKKRSRAAFSHAQVFELERRFNHQRYLSGPERADLAASLKLTETQVKIWFQNRRYKTKRRQMAADLLASAPAAKKVAVKVLVRDDQRQYLPGEVLRPPSLLPLQPSYYYPYYCLPGWALSTCAAAAGTQ; from the exons ATGGCTGTGCGCAGCGCCAACACCTTGACGCCCTTCTCCATCCAGGCGATTCTTAACAAGAAAGAAGAGCGCGGCGGGCTGGCTGCGCCCGAGGGGCGCCCGGCACCCGGGGGCACAGAAGTGGCGGTGGCTGCGGCGCCCGCCGTCTGCTGCTGGCGGCTCTTTGGGGAGTCCGACGCGGGTGCACTGGGGGGCGCCGAGGACTCTCGGCTGGAGTCTCCCACCCGAACCAGAACAGCTGTGGGACAGACCGCGGAAAGCCCGGGAGGTTGGGACTCGGATTCAGCTCTGAGTGAAGAGAACGAGGGCAGAAGGCGCTGCGCGGACGTCCCGGGAGCCAGCGGAGCCGGTTGCACCAGGGTGACCCTGGGCCTGGACCAGCAGATCTGCGAGATGCACGCTGCCAAGGACTTGGAGGAGGAAACCCCGGTCCGCAGCGACAGCGAGATGTCAGCCAGCGTCTCAG GCGACCACAGCCCAAGAGCTGAGGACGGTGGTGTTAGTCCCGGAGGTGTACGCGTGCCTGGGTTGTGCAGCGCTGCCGGCGGCGGGGCTAGCGGCGGGCAGGCGGGCGgcgtggaagaggaggaagagcccGCAGCCCCTAAACCTCGAAAGAAGCGCTCTAGGGCAGCCTTCTCTCACGCCCAGGTCTTCGAGTTGGAACGCCGTTTTAACCATCAGCGCTACCTGTCCGGGCCGGAGCGCGCAGACCTGGCAGCTTCCCTTAAGCTCACCGAGACGCAGGTCAAAATCTGGTTTCAGAATCGTCGCTACAAGACCAAACGCAGGCAGATGGCCGCAGACCTACTCGCCTCGGCGCCCGCCGCCAAGAAAGTGGCGGTAAAGGTGTTAGTGCGTGACGATCAAAGACAGTATCTGCCGGGAGAGGTGTTGAGGCCCCCCTCTCTTCTGCCACTGCAGCCGTCCTACTACTACCCTTACTACTGCCTCCCGGGCTGGGCGCTGTCCACATGCGCGGCCGCTGCTGGTACCCAGTGA